Proteins encoded by one window of Fusarium graminearum PH-1 chromosome 1, whole genome shotgun sequence:
- a CDS encoding dynamin-1: protein MAALGEDLLTTVNKLQDLVFNTIGNDSLDLPQIVVVGSQSAGKSSVLENIVGRDFLPRGAGICTRRPLILQLINVTDDENAPDPSADPYRSPGAARRSEWAEFHHIPNRRFNDFGDVKREIENETSRVAGNNKGINRQPINLKIYSPHVLNLTLVDLPGLTKVPIGDQPTDIEKQTRNLISEYIAKPNSIVLAVSPANVDIVNSEALKLARHVDPLGRRTIGVLTKVDLMDHGTNALDILSGRVYPLKLGFIGVVNRSQQDIQGNKPMEDALQAETDFFKHHPAYRNISTRCGTHYLAKTLNTTLMGHIRERLPDIKARLNTLMGQTQQELASYGDMHFSGKEHRGSLILQQMTRFANSFISSIDGTSTEISTKELCGGARIYYIFNSVFGSALDTIDPTSNLSALDIRTAIRNSTGPRPSLFVPEMAFDLLVKPQIKLLEIPSHRCVELVYEELIKICHTCGSTELSRYPRLQAKLIETVSDLLRERLGPASSYVESLISIQRAYINTNHPNFLGAAAAMSNVVSAKQERERKRLIQEERERREKRRLQELEVEGDGPEGEDGVNGPSEKLEKTKSGRTRATKQPHRSISPAASVRENGTSSLAAHMNATHLNGLRSNSPARLNQQGLGGARDSFLNYFFGKDGQTIGGPLPSPGAIPNGRHISQNSETSFPIIRREREFGRPSTATTVAPEDDMFDRTGKNYGLASQMGESAEPAMTEREAMETELIRALISSYFNIVRESIADQVPKAVMHLLVNHCKDVVQNRLVSELYKESLFEELLYEDDGVKKEREKCERLLQTYREAAKIIGEVL from the exons ATGGCTGCTCTCGGCGAGGATCTGCTCACCACGGTCAACAAGCTGCAGGATTTGGTGTTCAACACCATCGGCAATGACTCTTTAGATCTCCCTCAGATT GTTGTCGTCGGTTCCCAGTCCGCGGGCAAATCTTCCGTCCTCGAAAACATCGTCGGTCGAGACTTTTTACCGCGTGGAGCCGGTATCTGCACTCGTCGTCCTTTGAttctccaactcatcaacgTTACCGACGATGAAAACGCTCCCGACCCTTCAGCCGATCCTTATCGATCCCCTGGTGCTGCTCGCCGTTCTGAGTGGGCAGAGTTCCACCATATCCCCAACCGGAGATTCAACGATTTTGGCGACGTCAAGCGCGAGATTGAGAATGAGACATCCCGGGTTGCCGGTAACAACAAGGGTATTAACCGACAacccatcaacctcaagatctATTCTCCCCACGTCCTCAACCTGACCCTAGTGGATCTTCCCGGTCTAACTAAA GTCCCTATTGGCGATCAACCCACCGATATTGAGAAGCAGACCCGAAACCTCATCTCCGAATACATCGCCAAGCCTAACAGTATCGTCCTCGCGGTCTCCCCCGCCAACgtcgatatcgtcaactcTGAGGCCCTCAAACTCGCCCGTCATGTCGACCCTCTTGGCCGAAGGACCATTGGTGTTCTGACCAAGGTCGATCTTATGGACCATGGCACCAATGCTCTGGATATTCTCTCTGGTCGGGTTTACCCTCTGAAGCTTGGCTTCATCGGTGTGGTCAACCGATCGCAGCAGGATATCCAAGGAAACAAGCCCATGGAGGATGCTCTTCAGGCCGAGACCGATTTCTTCAAGCACCATCCTGCCTACCGCAACATTTCCACCCGATGTGGCACCCACTACCTGGCCAAGACCCTTAACACCACTCTCATGGGCCACATTCGTGAGCGTTTGCCCGATATCAAGGCTCGGCTCAACACCCTCATGGGCCAGACGCAGCAGGAGTTGGCCAGCTATGGCGACATGCATTTCAGCGGAAAGGAGCACCGTGGCTCTCTCATCCTTCAGCAAATGACACGCTTCGCAAACTCCTTTATCTCTTCCATCGACGGTACCTCGACCGAGATATCCACCAAAGAGCTCTGTGGTGGTGCTCGTATCTActacatcttcaactctgTCTTTGGTAGCGCTCTTGACACGATCGACCCCACCTCCAACCTGTCCGCCCTCGACATCCGGACAGCGATCCGAAACTCGACTGGTCCTCGACCTAGTCTTTTTGTCCCTGAGATGGCTTTCGACCTTCTGGTTAAGCCTCAGATCAAACTTCTCGAAATTCCCAGCCACCGTTGTGTTGAGCTTGTGTATGAGGAGCTGATCAAGATCTGCCACACCTGTGGCTCAACTGAGCTTTCACGATATCCCCGACTCCAGGCTAAGCTTATCGAGACAGTGTCAGATTTACTCCGCGAACGACTTGGCCCTGCTTCATCATATGTCGAATCACTCATCTCTATTCAGCGTGCCTACATCAATACTAACCACCCTAACTTCCTTGGCGCTGCCGCCGCCATGAGCAACGTAGTTAGTGCTAAGCAGGAACGAGAACGGAAAAGGCTGATCCAAGAGGAGCGTGAGCGTCGGGAGAAGAGGCGCCTCCAGGAGCTTGAGGTCGAGGGCGATGGTCCAGAGGGCGAGGATGGTGTCAATGGACCCTccgagaagctcgagaagacCAAGTCAGGAAGAACCAGGGCCACAAAGCAGCCTCACCGCAGCATATCCCCTGCTGCCTCAGTTCGTGAGAACGGAACCTCAAGCCTTGCTGCCCATATGAATGCAACACACCTTAATGGTCTTCGATCGAACTCACCTGCTCGACTCAACCAACAGGGACTCGGCGGCGCTCGGGATTCTTTCCTCAACTACTTCTTTGGCAAGGATGGCCAGACCATTGGTGGTCCCCTCCCTAGCCCTGGCGCGATCCCCAATGGACGACATATCAGCCAGAACTCGGAAACCAGTTTCCCCATTATACGCCGCGAGAGGGAATTTGGCCGGCCATCTACAGCCACCACAGTGGCCCCCGAGGACGACATGTTCGATAGGACAGGGAAGAACTACGGCTTGGCCTCCCAAATG GGTGAATCCGCGGAGCCGGCCATGACGGAGCGCGAGGCTATGGAGACAGAACTCATCCGAGCCCTTATCTCATCTTACTTCAATATTGTTCGCGAATCCATTGCCGATCAGGTCCCCAAGGCTGTCATGcatcttctcgtcaatcACTGCAAGGATGTCGTCCAGAACCGTCTTGTCAGCGAACTCTACAAGGAGTCTCTATTTGAAGAGCTACTCTACGAGGACGACggtgtcaagaaggagcgtgAGAAGTGCGAGCGCCTACTCCAGACCTACCGAGAGGCTGCCAAGATTATTGGCGAGGTGCTGTAA